One Angustibacter luteus genomic window carries:
- a CDS encoding alpha/beta hydrolase, which yields MSLPRRTLAFCAAIDRLSGPPLSQKSLAQIRRTRRLQPPHTFPFSLLFGAVPRDVRWHDEQALTRSGSIRVRRYLPTTPYPPGPWGGSSRAQRPLVLYFHGGGWVQGGVSGFDSVCAQVASGVGAVVVSVDYRLAPEHPFPAAVEDAFDATSWAVARAESWQVDPARVAVMGDSAGANLAAVVSQLARDAGGPPIAAQVLAYPGLDGTLSSPSVVALADAPILTRRAIDDFVDRYYPTGDRRDPRFSPLHAPDLSRLPRTLVQTAEYDPLRDDGLRYARALSEAGVAVRYTEYRDVPHGFLSFPGAAACGDAPLREIVRELRDALR from the coding sequence GTGAGCCTGCCCCGCCGCACGCTCGCCTTCTGCGCGGCGATCGACCGGCTGTCCGGCCCGCCGCTGTCGCAGAAGTCGCTGGCCCAGATCCGGCGCACGAGGCGGCTGCAGCCGCCGCACACCTTCCCGTTCAGCCTGCTCTTCGGGGCCGTCCCCCGCGACGTGCGCTGGCACGACGAGCAGGCCCTCACCCGGTCCGGTTCCATCCGGGTGCGGCGCTACCTGCCGACCACGCCGTACCCGCCGGGCCCCTGGGGCGGCTCGAGCCGCGCGCAACGCCCGCTGGTGCTGTACTTCCACGGCGGCGGCTGGGTGCAGGGCGGGGTGTCGGGCTTCGACTCGGTGTGCGCGCAGGTGGCCTCCGGGGTCGGCGCGGTGGTGGTGTCGGTGGACTACCGCCTGGCGCCTGAGCACCCGTTCCCGGCAGCGGTCGAGGACGCCTTCGACGCCACCAGCTGGGCGGTCGCGCGGGCGGAGTCCTGGCAGGTCGACCCCGCGCGCGTCGCGGTCATGGGTGACAGTGCCGGCGCGAACCTCGCCGCGGTGGTCAGCCAGCTCGCCCGGGACGCCGGCGGCCCGCCCATCGCCGCCCAGGTGCTCGCCTACCCAGGGCTCGACGGGACCTTGTCGTCGCCCTCGGTCGTCGCCCTCGCCGATGCCCCGATCCTCACCAGGCGCGCCATCGACGACTTCGTCGACCGCTACTACCCGACCGGCGACCGCCGCGACCCCCGCTTCTCGCCGCTGCACGCTCCCGACCTGTCGCGGCTGCCGCGCACGCTCGTCCAGACCGCGGAGTACGACCCGTTGCGGGACGACGGTCTGCGGTACGCCCGCGCGCTCAGCGAGGCCGGGGTCGCCGTCCGGTACACCGAGTACCGCGACGTCCCGCACGGCTTCCTGTCCTTCCCCGGCGCGGCCGCCTGCGGCGACGCGCCGCTGCGCGAGATCGTCCGCGAGCTCCGGGACGCGCTGCGGTGA
- a CDS encoding DUF3054 domain-containing protein, with translation MTRDPQTAAGPPPAFLLLDVLAVLVFATIGRISHDEGAGPVDVLGTAWPFLVGCAVGWALSRAWRRPTALRPVGVPVWLATVAIGMALRALADAGTELSFVVVTTLFLGLFMLGWRLVAGRFARGAR, from the coding sequence GTGACGCGCGATCCCCAGACGGCCGCGGGACCTCCGCCCGCGTTCCTGCTGCTGGACGTGCTCGCGGTGCTGGTGTTCGCCACCATCGGCCGGATCAGCCACGACGAGGGGGCCGGTCCGGTCGACGTCCTCGGCACCGCCTGGCCGTTCCTGGTCGGGTGCGCGGTCGGCTGGGCGCTCAGCCGCGCCTGGCGGCGGCCGACCGCGCTTCGCCCGGTCGGCGTGCCGGTGTGGCTAGCCACCGTCGCGATCGGGATGGCGCTGCGGGCGCTGGCGGACGCCGGCACCGAGCTCTCGTTCGTCGTCGTCACGACGTTGTTCCTCGGCCTCTTCATGCTGGGCTGGCGGCTCGTCGCGGGCCGGTTCGCCAGGGGCGCGCGGTGA
- a CDS encoding bifunctional GNAT family N-acetyltransferase/NUDIX hydrolase, giving the protein MSADDLGALGTTEVQDAVAALLGTAVGEGAALGWVEPPEADDVRTLLTELGAAGRRGDADVVLAWDGGTLVGFGYWRRYARPTHRPQADLERVVVVASHRGRGLGRELVDRLVSSATDAGIETLTLDVRGDNASAIALYERAGFRRYGVLPDFVAFGDRRWDKVLMMRRLQDGPEAEPTSQPRSQSARTDHLVAWAVLQRADGWVLLGRRAGVTYGNGLWGLPGGHVEDHESMAEAAAREVAEEVGLVVAPSDLTPIGVTRYVDGAMRGTSFFFRARRWQGDPAAVSECSAVDWFDPERLPDDALPWLAATLGRHLSGDWLDDQP; this is encoded by the coding sequence GTGAGCGCGGACGACCTGGGCGCCCTCGGCACCACCGAGGTCCAGGACGCGGTCGCTGCGCTGCTGGGGACGGCGGTGGGCGAGGGCGCCGCGCTCGGCTGGGTCGAGCCACCGGAGGCGGACGACGTCCGCACGCTGCTCACCGAGCTCGGCGCGGCCGGCCGCCGTGGCGACGCCGACGTCGTCCTGGCGTGGGACGGTGGCACCCTCGTCGGGTTCGGCTACTGGCGCCGGTACGCGCGGCCGACGCACCGACCGCAGGCCGACCTCGAACGGGTCGTGGTCGTCGCGAGCCACCGCGGCCGGGGCCTCGGCCGCGAGCTGGTGGACCGGTTGGTGTCCTCGGCCACGGACGCCGGGATCGAGACCCTGACGTTGGACGTCCGCGGGGACAACGCGAGCGCCATCGCCCTGTACGAGCGGGCCGGCTTCCGCCGGTACGGCGTGCTGCCCGACTTCGTCGCGTTCGGCGACCGGCGGTGGGACAAGGTGCTCATGATGCGCCGTCTGCAGGACGGACCCGAGGCCGAGCCCACCTCGCAGCCGCGCAGCCAGTCGGCGCGCACGGATCATCTGGTGGCCTGGGCGGTGCTGCAACGCGCCGATGGGTGGGTGCTCCTCGGACGCCGCGCCGGCGTCACGTACGGCAACGGCTTGTGGGGGCTGCCGGGTGGGCACGTCGAGGACCACGAGTCCATGGCCGAGGCGGCCGCTCGCGAGGTCGCCGAGGAGGTCGGGCTGGTCGTCGCGCCGTCCGACCTGACGCCGATCGGGGTGACGAGGTACGTGGACGGCGCCATGCGCGGGACCAGCTTCTTCTTCCGGGCGCGGCGCTGGCAGGGCGATCCCGCTGCCGTGAGCGAGTGCTCCGCCGTCGACTGGTTCGACCCGGAGCGACTGCCGGACGACGCCCTGCCCTGGCTGGCCGCGACCCTGGGTCGTCACCTGTCGGGCGACTGGTTGGACGACCAGCCCTAA
- a CDS encoding bifunctional salicylyl-CoA 5-hydroxylase/oxidoreductase, with protein sequence MRIAVVGGGPGGLYLAALVKALQPAHDVTVWERNAPDDTFGFGVVFSDQTLGGIEQADPVVHAAMEREFARWDDIDIHVKDEVITSGGHGFAAMSRLRLLQILQQRCRDLDVRLLTSTVAPDVEELSRTHDLVVAADGVNSATRARWAQDFGASTETRRCRYMWLGTDRVLDAFTFVVRETPYGVMQVHAYPYDATGSTFIVEMHDDVWRAAGFDRDVSGLAPGESDEAAIAQVRELFADLLDGHRVVGNNSRWISFGTVRTSTWRRGNVVLLGDAAHTAHFSIGSGTKLAMEDALALAACLHEQPDVDTALAAYEVERRPVVLSTQRAAQASLEWFENLGQYLDQDPMQLAFNIMTRSRRVTYDELRLRDPEFVAAADEWFARHTKEGGHGDGELRPPMFQPLRLRDLELSNRIVVSPMDMYVAQDGVPGDFHLAHLGGKALGGAGLVMTEMVCVSPEARISPGCCGLWNDEQTQAFTRITDFVHTHSDAKVGLQLGHSGRKGSTRLMWEGIDQPLPDGNWPVVAPSPLPYRAGVNQVPVELTADDLTEITAQFVAAAGRGVEAGFDLLELHCAHGYLLSSFISPLTNHRTDGYGGDLAGRLRFPLEVFAAVREVWPAGRPMTVRISATDWVDGGVEVDDAVLVARAFADAGADAVDVSTGQVSPDERPAFGRSYQTPYADAVRHRSKVATIAVGAISSYDDVNSILLAGRADLCALGRAHLYDPSWTLHAAAAQGYAGSGASWPLPWQAGSRPPQTGRSDGPPPRLDLVREGPRGTRHERWRPGAQRG encoded by the coding sequence ATGCGCATCGCGGTCGTCGGTGGTGGACCCGGCGGCCTGTACCTGGCCGCTCTGGTCAAGGCGCTGCAGCCGGCGCACGACGTCACGGTCTGGGAGCGCAACGCACCGGACGACACCTTCGGGTTCGGCGTGGTCTTCTCCGACCAGACCCTCGGCGGCATCGAGCAGGCCGACCCGGTGGTGCACGCGGCGATGGAGCGCGAGTTCGCTCGCTGGGACGACATCGACATCCACGTCAAGGACGAGGTCATCACCAGCGGCGGCCACGGCTTCGCCGCGATGAGCCGGCTGCGGCTGCTGCAGATCCTGCAGCAGCGCTGCCGCGACCTCGACGTGCGGCTGCTCACCAGCACCGTGGCGCCGGACGTCGAGGAGCTCTCCCGCACGCACGACCTCGTCGTCGCCGCGGACGGCGTGAACTCGGCGACCCGCGCGCGCTGGGCGCAGGACTTCGGCGCGAGCACCGAGACCCGCCGCTGCCGGTACATGTGGCTCGGCACCGACCGGGTGCTGGACGCCTTCACGTTCGTGGTGCGCGAGACGCCCTACGGCGTCATGCAGGTGCACGCGTACCCCTACGACGCGACCGGCAGCACGTTCATCGTCGAGATGCACGACGACGTCTGGCGCGCCGCTGGTTTCGACCGGGACGTGAGCGGGCTGGCACCGGGGGAGTCCGACGAGGCCGCCATCGCCCAGGTGCGTGAGCTGTTCGCCGACCTGCTGGACGGCCACCGGGTGGTGGGCAACAACTCGCGCTGGATCAGCTTCGGCACGGTCCGCACCAGCACCTGGCGGCGCGGCAACGTCGTCCTGCTCGGGGACGCGGCGCACACCGCGCACTTCTCGATCGGCTCCGGTACCAAGCTGGCGATGGAGGACGCGCTCGCCCTCGCCGCCTGCCTGCACGAGCAACCGGACGTCGACACTGCGCTGGCCGCGTACGAGGTCGAGCGCCGGCCGGTGGTGCTGTCCACCCAACGGGCGGCTCAGGCCAGCCTGGAGTGGTTCGAGAACCTCGGGCAGTACCTCGACCAGGACCCGATGCAGCTCGCGTTCAACATCATGACCCGCAGCCGCCGGGTCACCTACGACGAGCTGCGACTGCGTGACCCCGAGTTCGTGGCCGCGGCCGATGAGTGGTTCGCCCGGCACACCAAGGAGGGCGGCCACGGCGACGGTGAGCTGCGACCGCCGATGTTCCAGCCCCTGCGGCTGCGCGACCTGGAGCTCTCGAACCGCATCGTGGTGTCCCCGATGGACATGTACGTCGCGCAGGACGGCGTACCGGGCGACTTCCACCTCGCCCATCTCGGCGGCAAGGCGCTCGGCGGCGCCGGCCTGGTGATGACCGAGATGGTCTGCGTGTCCCCCGAGGCACGCATCTCGCCCGGCTGCTGCGGGCTGTGGAACGACGAGCAGACCCAGGCGTTCACCCGCATTACCGACTTCGTGCACACCCACAGCGACGCCAAGGTCGGGCTGCAGCTCGGCCACTCCGGCCGCAAGGGCTCGACCCGGCTGATGTGGGAGGGCATCGACCAGCCGCTGCCCGACGGGAACTGGCCGGTCGTGGCGCCGTCCCCGCTGCCGTACCGGGCGGGCGTCAACCAGGTCCCGGTCGAGCTGACCGCAGACGACCTGACCGAGATCACGGCCCAGTTCGTGGCCGCGGCCGGGCGCGGCGTCGAGGCGGGCTTCGACCTGCTCGAGCTGCACTGCGCGCACGGCTACCTGCTGTCCAGCTTCATCTCACCGCTGACCAACCACCGCACCGACGGCTACGGCGGGGACCTGGCCGGACGGCTGCGCTTCCCGCTCGAGGTGTTCGCAGCGGTCCGCGAGGTGTGGCCGGCCGGGCGACCGATGACCGTGCGGATCTCGGCCACCGACTGGGTGGACGGCGGCGTCGAGGTGGACGACGCCGTCCTGGTGGCCCGGGCGTTCGCCGATGCCGGAGCCGATGCCGTGGACGTGTCCACCGGCCAGGTCAGCCCGGACGAGCGACCGGCATTCGGCCGCTCGTACCAGACCCCGTACGCGGACGCCGTGCGGCACCGCTCGAAGGTCGCGACCATCGCGGTGGGCGCCATCTCGTCCTACGACGACGTGAACTCGATCCTGCTGGCCGGGCGGGCCGACCTGTGCGCGCTGGGTCGAGCGCACCTGTACGACCCCAGCTGGACCCTGCACGCCGCGGCGGCGCAGGGGTACGCCGGCAGCGGCGCCAGCTGGCCGCTGCCCTGGCAGGCTGGGAGCCGCCCGCCGCAGACCGGTCGCAGCGACGGGCCGCCGCCCCGACTCGACCTGGTCCGCGAGGGTCCGCGCGGCACCCGGCACGAACGTTGGCGGCCGGGAGCGCAACGAGGTTAG
- a CDS encoding enoyl-CoA hydratase family protein: MGAFRGSAPLTSDWKHFRTSWDGGVCTVTFDRPEKLNALTFEVYADLRDLLAELPHRGDTRVLVLRGEGRAFCSGGDVHEIIGRTLEMDHADLLTFTRMTGEVVRLLRECPVPVIAAVHGVAAGAGSVLALASDLRVVERSARFAFLFTKVGLAGADMGAAYLLPRLVGLGRASELLLLGDTLPAEQAERWGLVTRLVDDGTASEVAGQLARRLADGPVHAYAQTKALLSRELDMSLSAAVELEAVTQALLMTSADYREFYEAFSEGRDPQWKGR, encoded by the coding sequence GTGGGTGCGTTTCGTGGATCGGCTCCGCTCACCTCGGACTGGAAGCACTTCCGGACCAGCTGGGACGGCGGGGTGTGCACGGTCACGTTCGACCGGCCGGAGAAGCTGAACGCGTTGACCTTCGAGGTCTACGCGGACCTGCGGGACCTGCTGGCCGAGCTGCCGCACCGGGGTGACACCCGGGTGCTCGTGCTGCGCGGCGAGGGGCGTGCCTTCTGCTCCGGCGGCGACGTGCACGAGATCATCGGACGCACCCTGGAGATGGACCACGCCGACCTGCTGACCTTCACCCGGATGACCGGCGAGGTCGTGCGGCTGCTCCGGGAGTGCCCGGTACCGGTGATCGCCGCGGTGCACGGGGTGGCCGCGGGGGCGGGGTCGGTGCTCGCACTGGCCAGTGACCTGCGCGTCGTCGAGCGATCGGCCCGGTTCGCGTTCCTGTTCACCAAGGTCGGCCTCGCCGGCGCGGACATGGGGGCGGCGTACCTGCTCCCCCGGCTGGTCGGCCTCGGCCGGGCCAGCGAGCTGCTGCTGCTCGGCGACACGCTGCCGGCGGAGCAGGCGGAGCGCTGGGGCCTGGTGACCCGCCTGGTGGACGACGGCACCGCGAGCGAGGTGGCCGGGCAGCTCGCGCGCCGGCTGGCCGACGGTCCGGTGCACGCCTACGCGCAGACCAAGGCCCTGCTGTCCCGCGAGCTGGACATGAGCCTGTCCGCAGCGGTCGAGCTCGAGGCCGTGACCCAGGCGCTGCTGATGACCAGCGCCGACTACCGCGAGTTCTACGAGGCGTTCAGCGAGGGCCGGGACCCGCAGTGGAAGGGTCGTTGA
- a CDS encoding ABC transporter ATP-binding protein: MSTAGSVRVEDVTFTYRRGFSLGPLSFTAGRGITGLMGPNGAGKTTLSRLVCGERRPDAGTITIGGVAVEPGRRGRHTKRLVGYVPQHLAFPPRARLVEVLHHAAWLREVPASARPAAVEAALAAVGLQDRAGARCRSLSGGMLRRLAVAQALVHSPPMLFLDEPTTGLDPGQRTAMRDHLSEIAGDRTIILATHLAEDVQVLADHVVVLGDGRPVFEGSVEALIAVEPHVRAGRSRIDAALETLLQPGVSGQ, encoded by the coding sequence GTGTCGACGGCCGGCTCCGTGCGGGTCGAGGACGTGACCTTCACCTACCGACGGGGGTTCTCGCTGGGGCCGCTGAGCTTCACCGCGGGCCGCGGGATCACCGGGCTGATGGGCCCAAACGGAGCCGGCAAGACCACCCTCTCGCGCCTGGTGTGCGGTGAGCGGAGACCCGACGCGGGCACCATCACCATCGGCGGTGTCGCGGTGGAGCCCGGTCGTCGTGGTCGTCACACCAAGCGCCTCGTGGGCTACGTCCCGCAGCACCTTGCCTTCCCGCCGCGGGCGCGGTTGGTCGAGGTGCTGCACCACGCTGCTTGGCTGCGGGAGGTGCCGGCCTCGGCCCGCCCAGCGGCGGTCGAGGCAGCCCTGGCCGCCGTCGGCCTGCAGGACAGGGCGGGCGCGCGATGCCGGAGCCTGTCCGGCGGCATGCTGCGCCGGCTCGCCGTGGCCCAGGCGCTCGTGCACTCGCCACCGATGCTGTTCCTCGACGAACCGACGACGGGGCTGGACCCGGGCCAGCGCACGGCCATGCGCGACCACTTGAGCGAGATCGCCGGCGACCGGACGATCATCCTGGCCACCCACCTGGCTGAGGACGTGCAGGTGCTCGCCGACCACGTCGTCGTCCTGGGGGACGGCCGCCCCGTCTTCGAGGGGTCGGTCGAGGCGTTGATCGCCGTCGAGCCGCACGTGCGGGCCGGGCGCAGTCGGATCGACGCCGCCCTCGAGACCCTCCTGCAGCCCGGGGTGTCCGGGCAGTGA
- the dop gene encoding depupylase/deamidase Dop, with protein sequence MSVRRVMGIETEYGISEPGAPEANPMIMSGLVVNAYAQPLGNRAGRARWDYEDEAPLRDARGFEMSRALADASQLTDEEDPTLANVILTNGARLYVDHAHPEYSSPEVMSPRDAVRWDKAGERIMQSAVRTIASTPGLSPVNLYKNNTDGKGSSYGTHENYLMSRATPFADIVRHLVPFFVSRQVFCGAGRVGLGAQSEEAGYQLTQRADFFEVEVGLETTLKRPIVNTRDEPHASADKYRRLHVIIGDANLAEVATLLKLGTTSLVLAMVEDRALKRDLTVDRPVAALRAVSHDPTLKTMLTLRDGTKLTAVQLQWAYLEQARAYVDERMGSDVDADTVEVLERWESVLTRLERDPMECSRELDWVAKLALLEGFREREGLEWDHPRLGLIDVQYTDVRPEKGLYQRLVARGRMEQLVPDDAVALAVEEPPEDTRAYFRGRCLAKYGKDVAAASWDSVIFDIPGRDSLQRVPMLEPARGGRDVVGALIDASDTAEELMAALAAR encoded by the coding sequence GTGAGCGTGCGACGGGTGATGGGGATCGAGACCGAGTACGGCATCTCCGAGCCCGGGGCGCCGGAGGCGAACCCGATGATCATGTCGGGGCTCGTGGTGAACGCGTACGCGCAGCCGCTCGGCAACCGCGCCGGCCGCGCCCGCTGGGACTACGAGGACGAGGCGCCGTTGCGCGACGCCCGCGGCTTCGAGATGAGCCGGGCCCTGGCCGACGCCTCGCAGCTCACCGACGAGGAGGACCCGACCCTCGCCAACGTGATCCTGACCAACGGCGCAAGGCTGTACGTCGACCACGCGCACCCGGAGTACAGCTCGCCGGAGGTGATGAGCCCGCGGGACGCCGTCCGCTGGGACAAGGCGGGGGAGCGGATCATGCAGTCGGCGGTGCGGACCATCGCGAGCACCCCGGGGCTGAGCCCGGTCAACCTCTACAAGAACAACACCGACGGCAAGGGCTCGTCGTACGGGACCCACGAGAACTACCTGATGAGCCGGGCCACCCCGTTCGCGGACATCGTCCGGCACCTCGTGCCGTTCTTCGTCTCGCGGCAGGTGTTCTGCGGCGCCGGGCGGGTCGGCCTGGGCGCGCAGAGCGAGGAGGCCGGCTACCAGCTCACCCAGCGCGCCGACTTCTTCGAGGTGGAGGTCGGGCTGGAGACCACGCTGAAGCGGCCGATCGTGAACACCCGGGACGAGCCGCACGCGAGTGCAGACAAGTACCGGCGGCTGCACGTGATCATCGGCGACGCGAACCTGGCCGAGGTCGCGACCCTGCTCAAGCTCGGGACGACGTCCCTGGTGCTGGCGATGGTCGAGGACCGGGCGCTGAAGCGGGACCTCACCGTGGACCGGCCGGTCGCCGCGTTGCGCGCGGTCTCGCACGACCCGACGCTCAAGACCATGCTCACGCTGCGGGACGGGACCAAGCTGACCGCCGTCCAGCTGCAGTGGGCCTACCTGGAGCAGGCCCGGGCGTACGTCGACGAGCGGATGGGGTCGGACGTCGACGCCGACACCGTCGAGGTGCTGGAGCGCTGGGAGTCGGTGCTGACCCGACTCGAGCGGGACCCGATGGAGTGCTCGCGCGAGCTCGACTGGGTGGCGAAGCTGGCTCTCCTGGAAGGGTTCCGCGAGCGCGAGGGCCTGGAGTGGGACCACCCGAGGCTCGGGCTGATCGACGTCCAGTACACCGACGTCCGGCCGGAGAAGGGGCTCTACCAGCGCCTGGTGGCGCGCGGACGCATGGAGCAGCTGGTGCCGGACGACGCGGTGGCCCTGGCCGTCGAGGAGCCGCCGGAGGACACCCGGGCGTACTTCCGCGGCCGCTGCCTGGCCAAGTACGGCAAGGACGTCGCCGCGGCCTCGTGGGACTCGGTCATCTTCGACATCCCCGGGCGCGACTCCCTGCAACGCGTGCCGATGCTCGAGCCGGCTCGTGGCGGCCGGGACGTCGTCGGTGCGCTGATCGACGCCAGCGACACCGCGGAGGAGCTCATGGCCGCGCTGGCGGCCCGCTGA
- a CDS encoding acyl-CoA dehydrogenase family protein, giving the protein MSWDLEPQQRELVTWARARAVQDLRPLAEAGTPGEVNRPLLRAMGELGLLGRLFPGYGPGEAAGAAGPGAHAELSREAAAFDLCLLREALARECTEAETALALQGLGAYPILQSGTDTQVRRWLPAVASGDAVAAFALTEPEAGSDAAALALAAERDGDGWRLTGTKVWISNAPQADVYTVFARTTPGAGSRGVSAFVVPADRAGLGGQSLDLLSPHPIGRLDFDGVRVGPDELLGEVDRGFAVAMRTLDLFRPSVGAFAVGMAAAALDASVAHVRRRVAFGGPLADQQSVAHRLAEMATRTQAARLLVYQAASAYDAGLPGVTSRAAMAKLTATETAQYVVDSAVQLHGARALQRGHLLEHLYREVRAPRIYEGASEVQLGIIARELLRDTD; this is encoded by the coding sequence ATGAGCTGGGACCTCGAACCTCAGCAGCGCGAGCTGGTCACCTGGGCTCGCGCTCGCGCGGTGCAGGATCTGCGCCCGCTCGCCGAGGCCGGGACGCCGGGCGAGGTGAACCGGCCGCTGCTCCGGGCGATGGGCGAGCTCGGTCTGCTCGGTCGGCTGTTCCCCGGCTACGGCCCCGGCGAGGCGGCTGGTGCCGCCGGGCCGGGCGCCCACGCGGAGCTGAGCCGGGAGGCCGCGGCGTTCGACCTGTGCCTGCTGCGCGAGGCGCTGGCCCGCGAGTGCACCGAGGCCGAGACGGCGCTGGCCCTGCAGGGGCTCGGCGCCTACCCGATCCTGCAGAGCGGGACCGACACCCAGGTGCGGCGCTGGCTGCCGGCGGTGGCGTCCGGCGACGCCGTGGCGGCCTTCGCGCTGACCGAGCCGGAGGCCGGCTCCGATGCGGCCGCGCTCGCCCTCGCTGCGGAGCGCGACGGTGACGGCTGGCGGCTGACCGGCACCAAGGTATGGATCTCGAACGCGCCTCAGGCGGACGTGTACACGGTGTTCGCCCGGACGACGCCGGGTGCCGGCTCCCGTGGGGTCAGTGCGTTCGTGGTGCCGGCGGACCGCGCCGGCCTGGGCGGGCAGTCGCTCGACCTGCTGTCACCGCACCCGATCGGTCGGCTCGACTTCGACGGGGTCCGCGTCGGGCCCGACGAGCTGCTCGGCGAGGTCGACCGTGGCTTCGCCGTCGCGATGCGCACGCTGGACCTGTTCCGGCCCAGCGTGGGCGCCTTCGCCGTGGGGATGGCCGCGGCGGCGCTGGACGCCAGCGTGGCGCACGTGCGTCGTCGGGTGGCCTTCGGTGGTCCGCTGGCCGACCAGCAGTCCGTGGCGCACCGGCTCGCTGAGATGGCGACGCGCACCCAGGCGGCCCGGCTGCTGGTGTACCAGGCGGCGTCGGCCTACGACGCCGGACTGCCAGGGGTGACCTCTCGGGCGGCGATGGCCAAGCTCACGGCCACGGAGACCGCGCAGTACGTCGTCGACTCCGCCGTGCAACTGCACGGTGCGCGGGCGTTGCAGCGCGGGCACCTTCTCGAGCACCTGTACCGCGAGGTCCGGGCGCCGCGGATCTACGAAGGTGCCTCCGAGGTCCAGCTCGGCATCATCGCGCGGGAGCTGTTGCGCGACACCGACTGA
- a CDS encoding NUDIX hydrolase, translated as MSVEELVAIYDPDDERGRVVGSAPRSQVRAQNLPHAATAVLLTDDAGRVYVHRRTDTKDVYPGTWDAWAGGVVRAGEDPTEAASRELTEELGVHGLTLEPLFTAWYRDDRIHELAVAFLARWRGAQVHGEIVHQPEEVAEGAWLDLDEVRALMVDPARPMIPDGRAALQRYLDELDVRGAS; from the coding sequence GTGAGCGTGGAGGAGCTGGTCGCGATCTACGACCCTGACGACGAGCGCGGACGGGTCGTGGGCTCGGCGCCCCGCTCGCAGGTCCGGGCGCAGAATCTGCCGCACGCCGCGACGGCCGTGCTGCTCACCGATGACGCCGGGCGCGTCTACGTGCACCGGCGCACGGACACCAAGGACGTCTACCCCGGCACCTGGGACGCGTGGGCCGGTGGCGTCGTCCGGGCCGGTGAGGACCCGACCGAGGCGGCATCCCGCGAGCTGACCGAAGAGCTCGGCGTGCACGGGCTGACCCTCGAACCGCTCTTCACCGCCTGGTACCGCGACGATCGGATCCACGAGCTGGCCGTGGCCTTCCTGGCCCGGTGGCGGGGCGCCCAGGTCCACGGCGAGATCGTGCACCAGCCCGAGGAGGTGGCCGAGGGTGCCTGGCTCGACCTGGACGAGGTCCGCGCACTGATGGTCGACCCCGCCAGGCCGATGATCCCGGACGGCCGTGCCGCCCTGCAGCGCTACCTCGACGAGCTCGACGTGAGAGGCGCCTCGTGA